The following proteins come from a genomic window of Bartonella apihabitans:
- the ruvX gene encoding Holliday junction resolvase RuvX, protein MPVIDITELPDLDLKDKNIIGLDLGTKTIGIAVSDLGWRFATPRPVLKRKKFSIDARELLKIFLEENIGVAIIGLPKNMDGTSGPRVQATRAFVHNMNGLTPIPFVFWDERLSTVAAERGLLEMDVSRAKRADRIDSAAAAFILQGALDRLQSLARTAE, encoded by the coding sequence ATGCCGGTTATAGATATTACTGAACTTCCTGATCTCGATCTTAAGGACAAAAATATTATAGGCCTTGATTTGGGGACAAAAACAATAGGCATCGCTGTATCCGATCTCGGTTGGCGTTTTGCCACCCCTCGCCCTGTGTTGAAACGCAAAAAATTTTCTATCGACGCTCGTGAGCTTCTGAAAATTTTTCTCGAAGAAAATATTGGCGTTGCAATTATCGGCCTTCCAAAAAACATGGATGGCACAAGTGGCCCGCGCGTTCAGGCAACACGTGCTTTTGTACATAATATGAATGGTTTAACGCCTATTCCTTTTGTGTTCTGGGACGAGCGTCTATCAACAGTGGCTGCCGAACGTGGTCTTCTCGAAATGGATGTTTCGCGTGCAAAACGTGCTGACAGAATTGATTCTGCAGCAGCCGCTTTTATTTTACAAGGAGCGCTCGACAGGCTTCAAAGTTTAGCTCGAACTGCAGAATAA
- the gatC gene encoding Asp-tRNA(Asn)/Glu-tRNA(Gln) amidotransferase subunit GatC encodes MSVDIKTVKRVARLSRIAVKDDEAERMANELNAILGFVEQLDEVNVDNVEPLTSVIPMTLRTREDVVTDGNKASDIVANAPLSEDNFFLVPKVIE; translated from the coding sequence ATGTCTGTAGATATTAAAACGGTCAAACGTGTTGCCCGTCTTTCGCGCATTGCTGTGAAAGATGACGAAGCAGAGCGTATGGCAAATGAGTTGAACGCTATTTTGGGATTTGTCGAGCAGCTTGACGAAGTCAATGTAGACAATGTCGAGCCTCTAACATCTGTCATTCCCATGACTTTGCGTACACGTGAAGATGTTGTCACTGACGGAAACAAAGCATCTGACATTGTTGCCAATGCACCTTTGAGCGAAGACAATTTCTTCCTCGTTCCAAAAGTTATCGAATAG
- a CDS encoding ABC transporter ATP-binding protein gives MTDAILKLDHVTMQFGGLTAVNDINIAIERGSIAGLIGPNGAGKTTVFNMISGFYTPTTGTITFDGKKVSGLHPNVVCKRHIARTFQNIRLFTGLTVLQNVMVGAHVRQKSPWFASALFLPSAVREEKQIREQALDLLDRVHLADLANQPATALPYGAQRRLEIARALATEPELLLLDEPAAGINPQESEELRDFISRIREEFKLTILLIEHDMRVVMGLCHHIWVLEYGALIANGTPEEIRNNPKVIEAYLGGEVDEHS, from the coding sequence ATGACTGACGCGATATTAAAACTCGATCATGTCACTATGCAATTCGGCGGACTAACGGCTGTTAACGATATCAATATTGCTATTGAACGGGGCAGCATTGCCGGCCTCATTGGTCCTAACGGTGCGGGGAAAACCACTGTTTTCAATATGATTTCGGGCTTTTATACCCCGACAACCGGCACAATTACCTTTGACGGGAAAAAAGTCTCCGGCCTTCACCCCAATGTGGTGTGCAAACGTCATATCGCCCGCACCTTTCAAAACATCCGCTTGTTTACAGGATTAACCGTTTTACAAAACGTCATGGTTGGCGCACATGTGCGCCAAAAAAGCCCGTGGTTTGCAAGTGCCCTATTTCTGCCCTCGGCAGTAAGAGAAGAAAAACAAATTCGTGAACAAGCACTTGACCTTTTGGATCGTGTTCACCTTGCGGATCTCGCCAATCAGCCCGCAACCGCACTTCCCTACGGCGCTCAAAGGCGTTTGGAAATTGCCCGTGCTTTGGCTACCGAACCGGAATTGCTACTTCTTGATGAACCGGCTGCCGGTATAAATCCTCAGGAAAGTGAAGAATTGCGCGATTTCATTTCTCGAATCAGAGAAGAGTTCAAGCTCACTATTTTGCTGATCGAGCATGATATGCGGGTCGTTATGGGGCTGTGTCACCACATTTGGGTATTGGAATATGGTGCCCTTATTGCGAATGGTACTCCGGAAGAAATCCGCAATAATCCGAAAGTTATCGAGGCCTATCTAGGCGGAGAAGTTGATGAACATTCTTGA
- a CDS encoding ABC transporter ATP-binding protein: MNILEINDLRVNYGAIKAVQGLSMSIKTGSIVTLIGANGAGKSSTVRSIAGLNKSVSGEILYKGENILGKQPEEILKKGIALSPEGRRIMPHLTVLENLELGAYIRKDKDGIKRDIEWIFDLFPRLRERSKQLGGTMSGGEQQMLAVGRALMSNPELVMLDEPSLGLAPILVQEIFSIIRKINEMGKTVLLIEQNAFAALSVANYAYILEVGKIILEGEGKTMLKDPRVKAAYLGG, translated from the coding sequence ATGAACATTCTTGAGATTAACGATCTTCGTGTGAATTATGGAGCAATCAAAGCTGTACAAGGCTTGTCCATGTCTATCAAGACAGGCTCGATTGTCACCTTGATCGGAGCAAATGGCGCCGGAAAAAGCAGTACTGTCCGCTCTATTGCGGGACTGAACAAATCGGTTAGTGGTGAAATCCTCTATAAAGGTGAAAATATCCTCGGAAAACAGCCGGAGGAAATTTTAAAAAAAGGGATTGCCTTAAGCCCTGAAGGGCGGCGTATCATGCCGCATTTGACCGTTTTGGAAAATCTCGAACTCGGTGCCTATATCCGCAAGGATAAAGACGGTATCAAGAGGGATATCGAATGGATTTTTGATCTTTTCCCGAGGCTCCGCGAACGGTCAAAACAATTGGGCGGCACCATGTCGGGTGGCGAGCAGCAAATGCTCGCGGTCGGACGGGCACTTATGAGTAATCCCGAACTTGTCATGCTTGATGAGCCATCATTAGGTCTTGCCCCCATTCTCGTTCAGGAAATTTTCTCTATTATCCGGAAAATCAACGAGATGGGCAAAACAGTTCTGCTCATTGAACAGAATGCATTTGCTGCATTATCGGTTGCCAATTATGCCTATATTCTGGAAGTTGGTAAAATCATTCTGGAAGGTGAAGGCAAAACCATGCTTAAAGACCCGCGCGTGAAAGCAGCCTATCTTGGGGGATAA
- a CDS encoding metal-dependent hydrolase, translating to MKITWLGHAAFRVEVGKAVILIDPFLTGNPAAKDLDIKKAVEGVTHIALTHGHSDHVGDTIAIAKEKNVPVTANADLAAWLQSQGVKNVVPGNAGGTQAHDGYSITFVNAIHSSAMLTENGVSQCLGNPNGLVFHFNDAPTLYHMGDTDIFSDMQLINELHEPEIGIVPVGDFFTMGGAVAALACQRYFHFKTAIPCHWGTFPVLDQTPERFVRGMKGTETTVALPKVGETLNF from the coding sequence ATGAAAATCACATGGCTCGGGCATGCAGCCTTTCGCGTCGAAGTTGGCAAAGCGGTTATTCTTATAGATCCTTTTTTGACCGGTAATCCGGCGGCAAAAGATCTGGATATCAAAAAGGCTGTCGAAGGTGTAACCCATATAGCCCTCACGCATGGTCATAGTGATCATGTCGGCGATACAATTGCTATTGCAAAGGAAAAAAATGTACCGGTGACAGCAAATGCCGATCTTGCTGCATGGCTCCAATCGCAGGGTGTGAAAAACGTTGTTCCCGGTAACGCCGGTGGTACACAGGCTCATGACGGTTATAGCATCACTTTTGTCAATGCCATTCATTCGTCGGCCATGCTCACGGAAAACGGTGTTTCACAATGTCTTGGCAATCCGAACGGGCTGGTATTCCATTTTAATGATGCACCGACTCTCTATCATATGGGCGACACAGATATTTTTTCCGATATGCAGTTGATTAACGAATTGCATGAACCGGAAATCGGCATTGTGCCGGTTGGCGATTTCTTCACAATGGGGGGAGCCGTTGCGGCGCTTGCCTGTCAGCGCTATTTCCATTTCAAAACAGCTATACCTTGCCACTGGGGTACTTTTCCGGTTCTTGATCAGACGCCGGAACGTTTTGTTAGAGGCATGAAAGGAACAGAAACGACCGTTGCATTGCCAAAAGTCGGTGAAACGCTCAATTTCTGA
- a CDS encoding dihydroorotase, with translation MTQSIVYQNARIVDPSCDKDEIGTLIVVDGIIKACGAAAQNQGTPEGAEVFDAQGKAILPGLVDARVYVGEPGNEHRETIRSASNSAAAGGVTSFVMMPDTHPVIDDVALVEFVKQTARDNACVHVYPSAAITTQLAGQEMTEFGLLKESGAIAFTDGHQTIENSLVLRRAMTYAHDFDALIIHETQDKWLTGTGVMNEGLLSSWLGLAGIPKEAEVIPLERDLRLAALTGCRYHAAELSTAMSADAMRQAKQKLNNVTAGVSINNLTLNENDIGEYRTFFRLSPPLRSEDDRHAMIEAVRDGTIDLIVSSHDPQGADTKRLPFEDAEAGAVGMETLLAAALRLYHDQSLSLKKIAALLSTNPAKILEIDAGSLKPGKAADFILVDLDEPWVLTLDMLHSRSKNTPFENARFQGHVLKTYVSGKMIYQYQNS, from the coding sequence ATGACGCAATCGATCGTTTACCAAAATGCCCGCATCGTCGATCCGTCATGCGACAAAGACGAAATAGGAACGCTCATCGTTGTTGATGGTATTATAAAAGCTTGTGGTGCTGCGGCTCAAAATCAGGGAACGCCTGAAGGGGCCGAGGTTTTTGATGCCCAAGGAAAGGCAATCCTGCCAGGACTGGTTGATGCCCGCGTTTACGTAGGTGAACCCGGGAACGAACACCGCGAGACGATACGCTCGGCAAGCAATTCAGCCGCTGCAGGTGGCGTTACGTCTTTCGTTATGATGCCAGACACCCATCCGGTCATTGACGACGTAGCGCTTGTCGAATTTGTAAAGCAGACCGCTCGCGATAATGCCTGTGTTCATGTTTATCCTTCGGCAGCAATTACAACGCAACTGGCCGGTCAGGAAATGACAGAATTCGGTCTTTTAAAAGAATCCGGCGCTATCGCTTTTACCGATGGACATCAAACAATCGAAAATTCTTTGGTTCTCAGGCGTGCCATGACTTACGCCCATGACTTTGATGCGCTCATTATCCACGAAACACAGGACAAGTGGCTGACAGGTACTGGCGTTATGAATGAGGGGCTGCTTTCAAGCTGGCTTGGGCTTGCAGGTATTCCCAAAGAGGCCGAAGTGATCCCGCTGGAAAGAGATTTGCGTTTGGCCGCCTTGACCGGCTGCCGTTATCATGCAGCCGAGTTGTCCACTGCAATGTCGGCAGATGCCATGCGTCAGGCAAAGCAAAAATTGAATAATGTTACAGCGGGAGTATCAATCAATAATCTGACATTGAATGAAAATGACATTGGCGAATATCGTACATTTTTCCGTCTTTCGCCACCGCTCAGATCAGAAGATGATCGCCATGCCATGATTGAAGCCGTCCGCGATGGAACGATCGATCTGATTGTGTCAAGCCATGATCCTCAAGGTGCTGATACAAAACGTTTGCCGTTCGAAGATGCAGAAGCCGGTGCTGTGGGTATGGAAACGTTACTTGCTGCCGCTTTACGACTTTATCATGACCAATCGTTATCGCTTAAAAAAATTGCCGCTTTGCTTTCTACCAATCCGGCAAAGATTCTGGAAATCGACGCGGGCAGCCTAAAACCCGGAAAAGCTGCCGATTTCATATTGGTTGATCTCGACGAACCTTGGGTTTTAACTCTTGATATGTTGCATTCGCGTTCAAAAAACACCCCGTTCGAAAATGCACGTTTTCAGGGACATGTGCTAAAAACCTACGTGTCGGGAAAAATGATATACCAATATCAGAACTCTTGA
- a CDS encoding acyl-CoA dehydrogenase family protein, whose translation MSTLPNQNMMRKNAFLDDAVLFRFSSLLPTPLLAGFEEIGAFVASREAQDLARLANIHRPILRRENEWGDGIQQLETHPAYHALLRRSRQAGLCSSLWENGPAENGVRYQSRAIRLFLMAGLETGHLNEITSTSAGISALIGESDLFAKWQNALLSRQHDYSSRPVSAKRSAILTFACDDIKNNLQNIPHVSTATRISFDAANGRDLYRIDAVKQSVLNPMSDGYFVTAEVGGQKCCFFISRFLENGTLNGDLSVDFLIHRAGECSAPEGQVTFHDSLGWLIGKIGEGDKVIRDVETMTRFDQAVISAGVLRAALQSGIQFFRRFNPRQVLPPLTERVFADLALDVVASQCLVMRLARAFDNAASNRAEAAFARIMTPIVAIHINELVVPVIGEIIAQMGEQAFMFDSRMARMLVDAPMRTIKGNGGNDIVVDTIRLGERAPGLFQGLLDQIGRDIGAAGPKTVEILHAAAQVAISDIGAGRLFIEQMAYAGAAAALQQAEMPHITAAYIESRLGGQWRSSYGMLSARHHAGHILDTLYPAV comes from the coding sequence GTGAGCACTTTGCCTAACCAGAATATGATGCGAAAAAATGCGTTTTTGGACGATGCGGTTTTGTTCCGTTTTTCGTCGCTTTTACCGACGCCGCTGCTTGCGGGTTTCGAGGAAATCGGCGCATTTGTTGCCAGTCGTGAGGCGCAAGATCTCGCAAGGCTAGCCAATATCCATCGTCCGATATTGAGACGGGAAAACGAATGGGGCGACGGCATACAACAATTGGAAACCCATCCTGCCTATCATGCATTGCTGCGCCGCTCACGTCAGGCAGGGCTTTGTTCTTCGTTGTGGGAGAATGGACCGGCTGAAAATGGTGTTCGCTACCAATCACGCGCCATCAGGCTTTTTCTGATGGCCGGTCTGGAAACCGGACATTTAAATGAAATCACATCAACAAGCGCCGGTATTTCCGCTTTAATTGGCGAATCCGATCTATTTGCCAAATGGCAAAATGCTTTATTATCACGTCAACACGATTATTCTTCTCGTCCTGTTTCCGCAAAACGGTCGGCAATACTCACCTTTGCATGTGACGATATAAAGAATAACTTGCAAAATATACCTCATGTTTCAACGGCAACGCGTATCTCCTTCGACGCGGCGAATGGACGTGATCTTTATCGAATTGACGCAGTCAAACAGTCGGTTTTAAATCCGATGTCGGACGGCTATTTCGTAACGGCTGAAGTAGGAGGCCAGAAATGTTGCTTCTTTATTTCCCGGTTTCTCGAAAATGGTACTTTGAACGGAGATCTTTCGGTAGACTTTCTTATCCATCGCGCTGGTGAATGTTCTGCCCCCGAAGGGCAGGTTACTTTCCACGACAGCCTTGGCTGGTTGATTGGTAAAATCGGTGAGGGAGACAAGGTCATAAGAGATGTCGAGACGATGACGCGTTTTGACCAGGCGGTTATTTCGGCCGGTGTACTAAGAGCCGCGCTGCAAAGCGGCATACAGTTTTTCCGGCGCTTCAATCCAAGGCAGGTTTTGCCGCCTTTGACAGAACGGGTTTTTGCCGATTTGGCACTCGATGTCGTCGCTTCGCAATGTCTGGTTATGAGGCTTGCTCGTGCTTTCGATAATGCTGCTTCCAACAGGGCGGAAGCTGCTTTTGCCCGCATCATGACACCGATTGTGGCGATCCATATCAACGAATTGGTTGTTCCGGTCATCGGAGAAATCATAGCACAAATGGGCGAGCAGGCATTTATGTTTGATAGTCGTATGGCGAGAATGCTTGTTGACGCTCCAATGCGTACGATAAAAGGAAACGGCGGAAATGACATTGTAGTTGATACAATCCGTTTGGGTGAAAGGGCACCGGGACTTTTTCAGGGGCTACTTGACCAGATCGGTCGTGATATTGGTGCTGCCGGTCCTAAAACCGTTGAAATATTACATGCAGCAGCACAAGTTGCCATAAGCGACATTGGTGCCGGACGGTTATTTATCGAACAAATGGCCTATGCGGGTGCTGCTGCCGCCTTGCAACAAGCAGAGATGCCTCATATCACTGCCGCCTATATTGAAAGTCGCCTTGGTGGGCAATGGCGTTCGTCTTACGGGATGCTGAGTGCGCGTCATCACGCAGGACATATATTGGATACGCTTTATCCCGCCGTTTGA
- a CDS encoding branched-chain amino acid ABC transporter permease, whose product MSKSSQIILSLISIACLIAFLFYAQNHFDAYTVRILNLIAINAILAVSLNLIYGFTGMFSLGHAGFMAIGAYVCAILLLSPEQKQMMWILQPMFGPLQNLQVPFFFAVVLGGICAAIFGLVIAIPVLRLGGDYLGIATLGFAEIIRVVITNATPVTNGSLGIKGIPQYANLWWNYGWLAFTVAFIVLLLKSNTGNALCAIRDDEIAAKTMGVNTFFYRTLSFTIGAFFAGVGGALTAALISTIDPKMFNFLLTFNILMIVVAGGLGSITGSIIGSVIITVMLEWLRIVEQPIDFGFIHIPGIPGLRMVIFSILLMGIILFWRSGLLGTREFSWNGIYRFFKKNSEARSGDRS is encoded by the coding sequence ATGTCAAAATCCTCGCAAATCATACTTTCGTTGATTTCGATTGCATGTCTTATAGCGTTTTTATTTTACGCGCAAAATCATTTTGATGCTTACACTGTGCGTATTTTGAATCTCATCGCAATCAACGCAATTCTGGCGGTATCGCTTAACCTTATTTATGGTTTTACCGGAATGTTTTCATTGGGGCATGCCGGTTTTATGGCCATAGGTGCTTATGTTTGCGCTATCTTGCTTTTGTCACCTGAACAGAAACAAATGATGTGGATTTTGCAGCCGATGTTCGGTCCGCTGCAAAATTTACAAGTACCATTTTTCTTTGCAGTAGTTTTGGGCGGCATTTGTGCAGCGATTTTCGGTCTTGTTATTGCTATACCTGTTTTGCGACTGGGCGGTGATTACCTTGGCATTGCAACACTTGGATTTGCCGAAATTATACGTGTTGTCATTACCAATGCCACGCCGGTTACAAACGGTTCTCTCGGTATTAAAGGAATACCGCAATATGCCAATTTATGGTGGAACTACGGTTGGCTCGCCTTCACCGTCGCCTTTATTGTGCTCCTTTTAAAAAGCAATACAGGAAACGCACTTTGTGCCATTCGTGATGACGAGATTGCCGCCAAAACAATGGGCGTTAACACATTTTTCTACCGTACATTGTCATTTACAATCGGCGCATTTTTCGCCGGTGTCGGAGGCGCGCTGACTGCTGCACTTATTTCGACAATCGACCCTAAGATGTTCAACTTTCTTTTGACTTTCAACATTTTGATGATTGTCGTGGCTGGTGGCCTCGGGTCGATTACCGGTAGTATTATTGGCAGTGTTATCATTACTGTGATGTTGGAATGGTTGCGTATTGTCGAACAGCCAATCGATTTCGGTTTCATTCATATTCCCGGAATTCCGGGGCTTAGAATGGTTATTTTTTCGATATTGCTGATGGGAATTATTCTGTTTTGGAGAAGCGGCTTGCTTGGAACACGTGAATTTTCATGGAACGGTATTTATCGCTTTTTCAAGAAAAATTCTGAAGCCCGAAGCGGAGACCGTTCATGA
- a CDS encoding branched-chain amino acid ABC transporter permease, protein MSTEMFIQHFFNALALGALYGLIAIGYTMVYGILQLINFAHGDIFMLGAYFVFFSTISFMPAWAAVLLILLAIVVYYSVFIGFKKQIKSYWAALFIILVLALAYYAFISPQNFAPVWLLAVCFAVFVTSAGGIAVDRIAYRPLRDAPRISALISAIGMSFLIENLATVLFTGVPKSVKQPELLVTPIQWHLGEGAQGVIRIVPMALIVPIVSLVLVVLLLWIINKTKPGLAMRAISRDIETTRLMGVSVDKIIAFTFGLGSALAAIAGIMWALRYPQINPYMGVIPGLKAFIAAVIGGIGSVEGAMLGGLLLGFIEIMIIAFFPSLSGYRDAFAFIMLIMILLVMPTGLMGKKSEEKI, encoded by the coding sequence ATGAGCACGGAAATGTTCATTCAACATTTCTTTAATGCTTTGGCGTTAGGGGCACTATATGGATTAATAGCCATTGGATACACAATGGTTTATGGCATTTTGCAACTCATCAATTTCGCTCATGGCGATATTTTTATGCTCGGTGCCTATTTTGTTTTTTTCTCGACAATCAGTTTTATGCCTGCATGGGCAGCGGTACTCCTTATCCTTTTGGCAATTGTCGTTTATTATTCTGTCTTTATCGGTTTCAAAAAACAGATCAAATCCTATTGGGCTGCTTTGTTCATCATTCTGGTTTTGGCGCTCGCTTATTATGCGTTCATAAGCCCGCAGAACTTCGCGCCTGTCTGGCTGCTTGCAGTCTGTTTTGCTGTCTTTGTAACCAGTGCCGGTGGTATTGCGGTCGATCGTATCGCTTACCGTCCTTTGCGTGACGCACCCCGTATTTCAGCGCTTATTAGTGCAATCGGCATGTCATTCCTTATCGAAAACCTGGCAACCGTGTTATTTACCGGTGTGCCAAAAAGCGTAAAACAACCGGAACTCCTTGTAACGCCCATTCAATGGCATCTTGGCGAGGGCGCCCAAGGTGTCATCCGCATTGTGCCAATGGCTTTGATCGTACCCATTGTTTCACTGGTGCTTGTTGTTCTTCTGTTATGGATTATCAATAAAACGAAACCCGGCTTGGCTATGCGCGCTATTTCACGCGACATTGAAACAACGCGGTTAATGGGTGTATCCGTCGATAAAATTATCGCATTTACATTCGGTCTTGGATCAGCACTTGCGGCAATTGCCGGTATTATGTGGGCGCTACGTTACCCGCAAATAAACCCCTATATGGGGGTAATTCCCGGGCTTAAGGCTTTCATTGCAGCGGTTATCGGCGGTATCGGTTCGGTTGAAGGAGCAATGCTGGGCGGGCTACTTTTGGGATTTATCGAAATTATGATTATTGCGTTTTTCCCGTCGCTTTCGGGCTATCGGGATGCATTTGCCTTTATCATGCTTATCATGATCCTGCTTGTTATGCCGACAGGACTTATGGGTAAGAAAAGTGAGGAAAAAATCTGA
- a CDS encoding aspartate carbamoyltransferase catalytic subunit yields the protein MTQTTSFPIFPHRHLLGIKGLTAHDLTTLIDRADANVAISRQLDKKKTSMRGRTQINLFFENSTRTQSSFELAGKRLGADVMNMAVSHSSVKKGETLIDTAMTLNAMHPDILVIRHKSGGAAALLAQKVSCSVVNAGDGAHEHPTQALLDALTIRRAKGRIDGLTVAICGDILHSRVARSNILSLNALGARVRAVAPTTLLPNEIDNMSVDVFTNMEEGIKDADVIMMLRLQRERMSGAFIPSVREYFRFFGLDKQKLRLAKKDCIVMHPGPINRGVEIASDIADGPQSVIHTQVEMGVAVRMAVIEALLDPRRSEGEYQ from the coding sequence ATGACACAAACAACATCTTTCCCCATTTTTCCCCATCGGCATCTTTTGGGCATAAAAGGCCTGACTGCGCATGACCTGACAACGTTGATCGATCGTGCAGATGCCAATGTCGCAATATCGCGACAACTTGACAAGAAAAAAACGTCCATGCGCGGGCGAACACAAATTAATCTTTTTTTTGAAAATTCGACCCGGACACAATCCTCGTTCGAACTTGCAGGAAAAAGGCTCGGAGCCGATGTGATGAATATGGCAGTGAGCCATTCGTCGGTAAAAAAGGGCGAAACGCTTATTGATACAGCAATGACGTTGAATGCCATGCACCCCGATATTCTCGTCATCCGGCACAAATCCGGCGGTGCGGCCGCATTGCTTGCACAAAAAGTAAGTTGCTCGGTAGTCAATGCCGGTGACGGCGCCCATGAACACCCTACACAGGCGTTGCTTGACGCTCTTACAATCCGGCGTGCAAAAGGACGAATTGATGGTTTGACTGTGGCCATCTGTGGAGACATTTTGCATTCACGTGTGGCCCGCTCCAATATCCTCAGTCTCAATGCACTAGGGGCTCGTGTGCGTGCAGTTGCTCCCACAACGCTTCTTCCCAATGAAATAGATAATATGAGTGTGGATGTTTTTACAAACATGGAAGAAGGGATAAAAGATGCAGACGTCATTATGATGCTTCGTCTGCAGCGCGAACGTATGTCAGGAGCGTTTATTCCTTCTGTTAGAGAATATTTCCGCTTTTTCGGGCTTGATAAACAAAAACTTAGATTGGCAAAAAAAGATTGTATTGTTATGCATCCCGGACCGATCAATCGCGGAGTAGAAATTGCATCCGACATCGCTGATGGTCCGCAAAGCGTTATCCACACACAAGTAGAAATGGGAGTTGCTGTCAGAATGGCTGTTATCGAGGCTCTTTTGGATCCGCGTCGCAGCGAAGGAGAATATCAATGA
- a CDS encoding ABC transporter substrate-binding protein, translating to MAFKHLIATAIAVTALNFSALADDPIKIGVFLPLTGQNAFGGQLELEGVQLANKIKPEVLGRKVELVVVDNKSDKVEAANAVMRLTASDKVNGIIGTYGSSLALAGGEVSEPAKTPAIATSATNPLVTQGKKYYFRACFIDPYQGAGAATYAFNTLHAKKAAILKDVSNDYAIGLANFFDSSFKKLGGEVVANLNYNSGDQDFSAALTQIIAEQPDVLFIPAYFAEGAIILKQARELGATFRIMGGDAMDNPETVTIGGSASEGFLHTTFPYDANMPNMPEAAANFTKEWRATYPNKEPNVNAVLGYTSYMMFMNAIEKAGSSDREAITAELAKLKDFETPFGAMTMDANHNPEIPIGVIEIKDGKRVYLGEVKPAL from the coding sequence ATGGCTTTCAAACATTTAATTGCAACAGCTATCGCTGTCACAGCGCTGAATTTCAGTGCTCTTGCCGACGACCCCATTAAAATTGGTGTGTTTCTTCCGCTGACCGGACAAAATGCTTTTGGTGGACAACTCGAGCTTGAAGGTGTTCAACTCGCCAATAAAATCAAGCCCGAGGTGCTCGGACGCAAAGTAGAACTTGTCGTTGTGGATAATAAATCCGATAAAGTCGAGGCAGCTAATGCGGTCATGAGACTTACTGCATCCGATAAAGTCAACGGGATTATCGGAACTTATGGTTCGTCGCTCGCGCTGGCCGGTGGCGAGGTTTCAGAGCCTGCGAAAACTCCGGCAATTGCAACATCGGCAACAAACCCGCTCGTCACCCAAGGGAAAAAATATTATTTCCGCGCCTGTTTCATTGACCCCTATCAGGGCGCCGGAGCAGCAACATATGCTTTCAATACATTACACGCGAAAAAAGCAGCCATCTTGAAGGATGTTTCAAACGATTACGCAATCGGACTTGCAAACTTTTTTGACAGCTCCTTCAAAAAACTTGGCGGCGAAGTTGTAGCGAACCTTAATTATAACTCGGGTGATCAGGATTTTTCGGCTGCCCTCACCCAGATCATTGCCGAACAACCGGATGTATTGTTCATTCCAGCCTATTTTGCCGAAGGAGCGATTATCCTGAAGCAGGCTCGCGAACTTGGTGCGACATTCCGTATTATGGGCGGTGACGCCATGGATAATCCGGAAACAGTTACAATTGGCGGAAGCGCTTCCGAAGGTTTCCTGCACACAACCTTCCCTTATGACGCCAATATGCCGAATATGCCCGAGGCAGCCGCAAACTTCACTAAAGAGTGGAGAGCCACCTATCCTAACAAAGAACCGAACGTTAACGCGGTTCTGGGCTATACCTCCTATATGATGTTTATGAATGCGATCGAAAAAGCCGGAAGTAGTGACCGTGAGGCAATTACAGCCGAACTTGCAAAACTGAAAGACTTCGAAACGCCGTTCGGTGCTATGACTATGGACGCAAATCATAATCCTGAAATTCCGATCGGCGTGATCGAAATCAAGGACGGAAAGCGTGTCTATCTCGGTGAGGTGAAACCTGCATTATAA